Genomic segment of Citrus sinensis cultivar Valencia sweet orange chromosome 7, DVS_A1.0, whole genome shotgun sequence:
GTGGCTCAGTAGTTTAGTTGCTGGAGGTGGAACAAACATTTTGCTTCCCCTTAAACAGGTTTGTGGATTTAGCAGAACAGAATCACTAATGTAGTTACTGTTGCACTATTGACATTATCCATTTTACTTCTCTTATTTCTGAAATATAtaatacttcttttttttttttccgtctGGAATGCTGAAGATTTCACCTGTTGATCTGTTTAGGCAATAAAGTTGTTGTCTGACACTAGTGAATCAATTCCCCTCATTTTCCTCATTACGGATGGCACTGTGGGAGATGAAAGAGGGATTTGCAATGAAATTAAGAGCTATCTCACAAATACAAGATCAATTTCTCCTCGCATATGCACTTTTGGCGTCGGTAAGGTTTTGGTGTTGAAATTTCTCTTTCTGGTTTTTTTAAGAAtcctttatcattttaatgttGATCAGCAAAGTCAGAACTATTGTGGTTCAAGAGACACACCTATCTGAACATGTCTAAATCTGATTATGTACTGCAATCTTGAATTGCTGAAACTACTAAAACTAGTTCCATTCATTTACTGTGtggaaaattggaaataattcTCAGGTTTATATTGCAATCACTACTTCTTGCAAATACTAGCACAGATTGGGAGGGGTTACTATGATAGTGCCTATGATCCAGGTAAgttcccttttattttttttgggggaggGGTGGGGGGTAGGCTCGTCCCTCATTTCCTCCTGGTCCAAGATGATGCTTCATTTGTAAACAAATTCTGATAACATCTGCTATTTAACAGCAGCTGACCTACTCTCTCACATTTTAACACCTGTGTTTGCTTTAATTTGGCTAGGTTCTGTTGACTATCGAATACGAAGATTCTTCACAGCTGCTTCATCTGTGTTTTTAACAAATATGACCTTGGAGACTAGCAAACATCTCAATTCACTTGAGGTATACTAGTCTTGAGAGAAAAGATTTTCCACATTCATCTACATCAAAAATGAATTAGCTGTACCTTAGGACAAATTATTGTGTAGTCATTCACTCAATACATTGGATTTGTCTGGCTTGATCTCTCTGCTTCCATCTCTGACAAGTTGTACTCTCTACGTTCCTTGCAGCTATTTCCGTCTCATATTCCAGACTTCTGTTTGGAATGTCCATTGATTGTATCAGGCAGATACAGTGGAAACTTTGGCGACTCTGTTCAAGTTAGTGGCACAATGGCAGATACGAGCAATTTCATCATAGAATTGAAAGCACAGAATGCCAAAGATATACCGCTTGATAGAGTAATGTCCCAAAATTTGCTATTGCTTGTAATTTAGACGATgtacattttctttctctgaTTAATATGCTCCTCGGCAGCTTCTTGCTAGGAGACAAATAGAAATACTCACTGCTCAAGCATGGTTCTCAGAAAGTAAAGAGCTTGAAGAGAAGGTATGCAATTTAAGCCCTAGTTAAACGTGATAACTGAACATAGGCAAACCAGTTAGACTGCTTTAACTGCGTTACTGCCTTCTAAATGCTAAATAATGCTAGTGTTGAAAGGTAacattctatttttattataacttCTAAAACCATTGACGATTTTGTGTAGGTTGCAAAAATGAGCATACAAACTGGGGTTCCATCTGAGTACACAtgcatgattttatttccaagTGGCAGTAAAACATCTGAGCCAGTCTTTTTAAAGGAGGTATGCATGATTTCTGCTATGATTTTGTGAAAATGTTGCaagttacattttttgttaattatggCCATGATATCACTGGCTTCAGTTTAGATTCATGTCAGTGACTGGCTGATAATGCACCCTCTTATATTCCTACTCTCAAGTTCATGTCttaggtttttcttttttttcatttatgatATATTGCATATCGTAATTGACAGACCTTGAAGGACTGCTCATTCACATTTTGGCTCATGCAATATTTCCTCATATATACTATATGTTGagattgttttcttctcttatCTTTTAAATGTAAAGAGTTTGTGCAAAATCTTCAGATTAaaattggaattcaaagataaatcTCTCCGTTTCTCCTAAGTACTTGTGATGACTCTTAATTGACGGTGGTACTATTTATTcacctttttctttaaaattcatcaaaacCAGTTATTGAACAAAGTTGACCTGCTAAAGAGGGTGGACTCAACAAGCCAAAAGAACATTCTCCTTGGAAGTCTAGGTGTAGGGTTTGGGAACTTAAAAGCAACAGCTGAGAATGTTCCTCCAGGAACCGAGGAAACAAAGTCATCAGATGCCACAGAAATGTTGGTAAATGCTGCTTCCATCTGCTGCGGTAGGCTGCTCGATCGCATCTGCTGCAGGTGCTTCATTCAGACTTGTTCATCTATGAACAACCAGTGCTCAATTGTGCTAGCACAAATTTGCACTGCCCTTGCTTGCTTTGAGTGCTTCAATTGCTGTTTTGAGCTTTGTGAATGCTTGTAATCTAAGCAAAGAGCTAACTAAAGTTTGTACAATCCTGTATGTATATGTTgtgttcaaataaataatgttgttGGTAGAACTGCCATTGCGGGATCCATTGCTTTGTGCCGACAAATCGTGTATCAACAAACAACGTGTCATCTGATATATAAAGTCCTAGAACGACAAATTGTCTACAAGTGTTGAGAATAAAACGACAAGcgtacaatttttttctccagAGTAAAGGTTGTGCGAGACGTCctctaatttattaatgtacAGACGTCATGTCACCATTTTCAGTTGGCGCCAAAACCAACTACCTCTAAATCCTTCttcttcaattaaaattttacgcACACAGACATGAGTAAAGTGTCCAACTTTAATGCCCAAGCATGGAGACGCTGCAACATGAAGCATCTGAAGCCCATTCATAATTTGGTCTCATTATTTTCGTTCTTGCAGCTGCTTTCATCTATGTAATAGTCTTACAACAATATGAACTAGTACCTGAGAAGAGTATGTCCAACTATCAGTCACATCCCTAGTTTGGTAGTTGAAGTTACAGTTATCTcattaatgttatttaatgGACTTCACTTTCCTTGATTGTTTTTCCTATAAGGTCACACAGACGACTTGCGGCATGCAATCAGCAAACTTAGGGATTCCGGTACTTTCAACTTCACGATTGTATTCGAGGCTGAGCTCCATCATCCTTGTGCATTCATTGCACATGTTATGACTAAGGCTTAGCTGGTGCGTTTGGCGGTTCCCAATGCACGGTTACTTGGTAACCTCTAGTTTGATCCGGGAAACCACAGAAAATGAATCTCCCAAGGAAAGATACAGATTTGGTCCAGAGAAAGAAACTTACGATATTGTATCTGCTCATGTTTATTTTGGCTTATTGATACTTCCGATATGCTGGTTTCagcaattttcattctttacaTTTCTTCCTAGATGCTTGGCCTGTAGAAGATACTACTACTTATGAAGTGATTTTTATACCATGGCAAGTTTTTGGATATATTAGGATTTATATCCTTCTTGTTTCTTGCTCAGTTATTTTGGCTTTTCCTCTCAGTCCATACTGGTAGAGATATACATTCATGTTGGAGCTATGGACAGGTATTTTTTGTTCGATGAAAAAGTTGTTCTACATTCCAATATGAAGATGACGACGACGACTTGTCATTTCTGAGCAAAATATTCTAACAACGACAAGTATGTCTTTTTTTCCCAAACCAAAATCCATAAGTCGTTCGCACATAATAAAACACTACGACATGACGCGAATCACTTGTCTCACCATTTAAAGTTTGACATAAATACGATTAGCCCATAGACCTGTGAAATTGACACTTAAGCCCAAATAGGTTTTCAATATTATACATATTACCCCCTAATCAGTAGTCTCTACTCTCTCGTCAGTGCTGACGGGATAGTTCCTCAAAATTTggttttcatatttatttatttcttcattgcTTCTGTATTAAGGTTTCAACAGTGGGAACTTTTGAAATGATTCTTCGTGTTGTTGGGCTCTTCATTTTGGCCTGCATCTCTTCTCCCTGCAGGTAATTTCTTAAGTTTTGTTGGTTGGTGAGAATATGCAGGAAAATAAGAGAGAAACTgctcaaaatttgacattttAGTGGTTTTATCGTCTGGGTACCTGAGAATAATGCGTGAGATTAGGGACTTAAGTGTGCTTTTGTCTTTCAGTTTATATTTTGATGTAATTTGTGATGTTTGGAAGTGAAATTGATGGATCATATTTGATTGGCACGATTAGTTTTACTAGTTGGAACTGTATAAATAGTGATTAACTTTTCTAAATTACTCAATTATATGGGTGCATGTAATGTATGATCACAATGTTTACCATGAACACAGATTTGGATTTGATAACCAGACTCTTTATCTATTTGGGGATTTGATATTCAATTCTAGGAAGCAGTTTTTTGTAGTTTAGTAATCAGTGGTCTCAAGTGTTTCGATCAATGTAGGTCTTTGAGCAATGGAAGTGTGGAAAAGGAGAAAACATTGGCTATGATAAAGCCTGATGGATTGTCTGGTAACTACACTGATGAAATCAAAAAGGTGATTCTGGAGTCTGGTTTCAGTATTTTGAGGGAAAGAGTGGTTCGACTTGATGAGGATGGGGCGAAAACCTTTTACGCTGAGCACTCTTCAAGGAGCTTTTTTTCTAGTCTTATCAAGTACATGACGAGGTATCTTTGGCTCGGTTGTAGTTATTATGCCTAATGGTTTCCTATATGTACAAGTTTGGATTATATTGGATAAGagattttttgaaaatggCCTTGGATTTTTCTTGCAAATTCCAAAttacttatatttttcatcTATTAATCTGAACACGTGTACCCTGGTTTTCCTTGCGTGAGAACAAATGACTTGATGAGTTAATGTTCTGAATGAACTTGTTGCTACTTTTTCCATAAAATATTTGCTGTCACAGTTCATCATTGTATGCAATGTATCTAGTGCTTCTCtgtctctctgtctctctctctctcttttgacTTTGTTTTATCAGTGGTCCAGTTTTAGCTATGGTTTTGGAGAAGGAAAATGCCATTACTGATTGGCGTGCTTTGATTGGACCAACTGATGCAAAAAAGGCTAAAATTTCTCATCCACACAGGTTATATGTGCTCCCATTTGGATAAATTTGTACTTGGTTATTATATAAACAGTTTGTGAGATTGACTTACCTTTGTCActgtagttttctttttttgctggtgatttcttttccattttcccTTGAATACTTCCAGCATTAGGGCGATGTGCGGCCTGGATTCAGAAAAGAATTGTGTTCATGGTTCTGACTCTCCTGAATCAGCCCAAAGAGagatgtcatttttctttcaagaGATGTCTTCAGGTTAAACCCTATTCTCTTTTCAGTTGATATCGcaaattaaatatatgcaAAATTTGTTCAGTCCaataatttacaaaagaaACGATGATTGTGGTACCTTTATTGTGTGACCTTTAGCCTAGCTATACAAATAAAGGTGGCACCATCATTGATGAGGTCTAGATATATGCTTGCAGAATTTAACCCTTAACCCATGTGCATTAACCATAACTTTTCTCACGAATATCTTCTTAAAAGAATAGGAAGAATTATAAGCAAATAAACTCTCTTTTAGTTGAAGATTTCTAGGATGCTTCTGTTATTGTTCTATTCTGGTTGGACTGAAATAGTTGTAAAATTCCAATTTATGTTTAATCAGTGATCTAAATGGTAGCGGAACAACATTAGGTCCTGAGATTTACCATAATTATTTGCAGAGAAGAAACACAATGCATAATGTTTTGATACAAACATTAGTAGCtacaatattgtaattttcttggagcttttttatttttgaaaattttccagCTGTAATGGTGGTAGGACATGAAACCTATTTTGCAGAAATGTCTTTGGATTAAAAGGGAATTTTTAGCCTCTTAATTAGAGATTCAATTCAACATGAACTTGTTATAAAGTGGGGAACCAAAACAGAAACCATGGCTGCTACTTCCAAAGTTATATGTCAGcaaaactattttcttttctcctccacccccacccccccaCCCCCCACAAAATCCATTGCAATGCCTGTCAGTAGGTTGAAATTATCATACTAACATATTTTGTTGTGTTGCCTTTGGACAGATGAGGTTACAAGACACGATGAACTGTAGTTGTTAAGCACTTGAGAAGCTATATGGTTTCTACAATTTCTTTCAACAGTTTCTCTCACAACTCTATAATGGACAAAATTGCAAGATTGATTCAGTTATAGCACTCGTACAGCACCTGACCGGTTTTACGCATTTAACATATCTCCATTATCTTTGATTTGTCTGTcttcaaaaaatcaattttggtTGTTCACACACACTATTCTTGGTCAAAGGAAATTACCTGTAAGCTCTACTTTGAGCCTGATATATTTCTCATATATGATGCTACCTTATGTGTCAATACAAGTCAATAGAGATATAGCAAATGGTTTTATTTCCACCAATTCTGTCTTGAATGACATTCAACAGCATCAGCTTTCTCATCTTGGAAGACCCAGATGCTGCTATTGCCTATATGCAACTTGCAGCGTTTATTACAAGATACAGTACTGAGAGTTTAGATCATGATCTTCATGGGAGTTAGTGAGCTGCTTATGACCGTTTGATTGGGTTATGTCAGGTTAGCAAAATTGATATTCTGAAAAGAGTTGTTTAATGTTAAGATTATGTTTTACTTACCTGGATTATAGTTATTTGACACTCCATAAATTCATGCATTTGCTCATGTATGTAGCTATTTTTTGCATACACAATGTAGTGTTTTTGCATCTATACACAGCTTTCAATGCATGTCCCTAGATTTCAATTCAAAGCTTTACAAGTTGTTAGAATATCAATTTTGGGGATGTAGCATTCctttttattaacttatttaaggGTTTAGAACTTCTCTAAGCATTACCCAAAAGGGAGATGAAACAAATGGATGATACATTTTTGGCAACTTTGTATAGCAAGTAATATGGTATAGATAAATGTATcgttaaattataattgtttgCGCTAGCTTTTTTACAAGCTTCATAGTCATAGCTCCACATTTTCATACTACATTTATAAACTCAACTTCaatgcattattttattttgatgctGAATTCTATAAGGTTTTGAAATCAAAGTGGCAGACCGAAGAAACGCATCAAATTTCTCCTAGATGTTGCCATTTATGCTTTGGGTAGCAAAATCTTTTAATCAAAGAAAATTGTTGAGGCAAAGAATTAATGTTGGGCGTCATGACGTTTGGTATCATTAGCTGTAAACGACTCgtcattttgataaaaatggcTTGCAAGTTCCATCGAAACTCATAATAAATACGATCTGTCGTCTGTATATGTTTAAGCTCAATGCAGGTGAGCACGACTGTTTAACAAGGGTCAAAAGGTGATTACGGAAATTTGGTGCCCTGATTATATGTCGAGGCATGTGACAATTTGGATTTTTATCAATTAGTTCACAGACGGTTAGTGGTGCAAATCAAAAGCATGAACCTTACAACAATTTCGGAGGAATTAAAGAATCTATACACAATATACTGGCCATTTTTTAAGAGTGGCCAACCAATTTTGTAAAtctaatctatttaaaaattcacattatcttttaaaaactgaaaataaagaaaaaatttaaacaattaatcaattaggtctatttcttaatttctttacaTTGGTCTCTTGGTTCAGATCAAGATCTTCTCctaatctgaattttttttgagcAAAATTTACGTGTTGATTggtgattaataaatttaaaatataaaaaagttaaattctaTTATTGTACTATTACTACATGACATATAGCATAAGATATTTAAAAGCTCGGAAATGCTGAAAGAATCCTAATCCCTCTTGGCCATTGTTAATCCCTTATGTtgttttaacataattttaatttgactaTTTGACCTTTATAACATAAAGTAAAccaaattattcaaaacatGTTCTTGTGCCCTAAGTTTAGATAATTAATgaggatttaattgattgattattcaaattttttatttgaaattattaacaataattttaattttttataattattttttcaaagagGTGGGTTTACATAATTTCAAGGGTAGAAATATTGCCATCCTTTTTGTAATAATAGTAGTTGTCAACATCACCAATTGTATAGTGCAAGATTATATAAGTGAATCGATCTTATAATACTCATGAATAGTGTTGAAGCTATAaactaatcaaattaaaaatttacataattttaggctgttttcaattattaaaaacttgaatgaTTTGTGTGATTACTTAAATGAAAaccaacaaatttttttttaattggccTAACACTAAAGTCATAAATTGTCACGTGCAAATTACTTGTTTATAAACTGATTGTgtagatt
This window contains:
- the LOC102618457 gene encoding probable nucleoside diphosphate kinase 5 isoform X2, whose amino-acid sequence is MILRVVGLFILACISSPCRSLSNGSVEKEKTLAMIKPDGLSGNYTDEIKKVILESGFSILRERVVRLDEDGAKTFYAEHSSRSFFSSLIKYMTSGPVLAMVLEKENAITDWRALIGPTDAKKAKISHPHSIRAMCGLDSEKNCVHGSDSPESAQREMSFFFQEMSSG
- the LOC102618457 gene encoding probable nucleoside diphosphate kinase 5 isoform X1, translated to MILRVVGLFILACISSPCRSLSNGSVEKEKTLAMIKPDGLSGNYTDEIKKVILESGFSILRERVVRLDEDGAKTFYAEHSSRSFFSSLIKYMTSGPVLAMVLEKENAITDWRALIGPTDAKKAKISHPHSIRAMCGLDSEKNCVHGSDSPESAQREMSFFFQEMSSDEVTRHDEL